A portion of the Cellulophaga algicola DSM 14237 genome contains these proteins:
- a CDS encoding M61 family metallopeptidase: MKPLLLLATFLFSISSNAQTNSYTISFENAVHHEAEITATFPKVTSEIFSVRMSRTSPGRYALHEFAKNIYAVKATDSQGKSLTIKRPNPYQWDITGHDGTVNISYTLFADRADGTYSQIDETHAHLNIPATFIYAPEFSERKITVDFNPREDLNWKIATQLPLVANNTYSAKNLQYFMDSPTELSNFGLREFEVVEADGKKKNIRFVLHHNGTEAELDTYFEKIKKTVLAEEAVFGELADFDYGTYTFLACYIPNASGDGMEHRNSTILTSTRSLADGGMENNIGTVSHEFFHSWNVERIRPESLEPFNFEEANMSGELWFAEGFTSYYTNLILCRTALITNQEYVEGLTGTFNYVWNSPARQFFNPIEMSYQAPFVDAATSVDPVNRENTFISYYSYGSILGLALDLSLREKGLNLDDYMKLVWTTYGKNEIPYTIENLNESLNTYAGKAFGDAFFNAYIYKSGMPDYTALLATVGVGLKQDTQIPDFGATVAINTKMQGEIKRNTTIGSPAYLGGLDKGDFITQVNGQALPSTTSFEDYIKTFEIGTELKIDFLRNAVPQKTIVKIASSQTYSIELMEKQGKKPSKKILKNRAAWLTLQ; the protein is encoded by the coding sequence ATGAAACCACTACTCTTACTTGCTACATTCCTTTTTTCAATTAGCAGCAACGCACAAACCAACAGCTATACCATTTCTTTTGAAAATGCGGTGCATCATGAAGCGGAAATTACAGCAACATTCCCTAAGGTTACTTCAGAAATTTTTAGTGTACGTATGAGTAGAACATCTCCTGGGAGGTATGCACTACATGAATTTGCCAAAAACATCTACGCCGTAAAGGCAACCGATAGCCAAGGAAAATCGCTGACTATAAAGCGCCCAAATCCCTACCAATGGGATATTACTGGGCATGACGGTACCGTAAACATTAGCTATACATTATTCGCAGATCGTGCAGATGGTACGTATTCTCAGATTGATGAAACCCACGCACATTTAAATATCCCAGCTACCTTCATATATGCCCCTGAATTTTCCGAACGTAAGATTACAGTAGATTTCAATCCTCGAGAAGATCTAAACTGGAAAATAGCTACACAACTGCCTTTGGTTGCTAACAACACCTATAGCGCCAAGAACTTGCAGTATTTTATGGATAGCCCTACTGAATTAAGCAATTTTGGATTGCGAGAATTTGAGGTAGTAGAAGCAGATGGAAAAAAGAAAAATATCCGTTTTGTTTTACATCACAATGGAACAGAAGCCGAACTAGACACTTATTTTGAGAAAATAAAAAAAACGGTTTTGGCGGAAGAAGCAGTTTTCGGGGAGCTTGCAGATTTTGATTATGGCACCTATACCTTTCTGGCCTGTTATATTCCTAATGCTTCTGGTGATGGTATGGAGCATAGAAATTCTACCATACTAACCAGTACACGAAGTCTTGCCGATGGCGGAATGGAAAACAATATAGGAACAGTTTCTCATGAATTTTTTCATAGTTGGAATGTAGAACGTATACGACCAGAAAGCTTAGAGCCTTTTAATTTTGAAGAGGCTAATATGAGTGGCGAATTATGGTTTGCAGAAGGGTTTACCAGCTATTACACGAATCTTATATTATGTAGAACAGCGCTAATAACAAATCAGGAATATGTTGAAGGTCTAACGGGTACCTTTAATTATGTATGGAATTCTCCTGCAAGACAATTTTTTAATCCGATAGAAATGAGCTACCAAGCTCCTTTTGTAGATGCCGCTACCTCCGTAGATCCTGTAAACCGAGAAAATACGTTTATATCTTATTACTCCTACGGAAGTATTCTAGGACTAGCACTAGATTTATCCCTAAGAGAAAAAGGTTTGAATTTAGATGATTACATGAAATTGGTGTGGACTACCTACGGAAAAAATGAGATTCCTTATACTATAGAAAACCTCAACGAAAGTTTAAATACCTATGCAGGAAAGGCTTTTGGTGATGCTTTTTTCAATGCCTATATCTACAAGAGTGGCATGCCAGACTATACAGCACTATTAGCAACTGTTGGCGTAGGCTTAAAACAAGACACACAAATACCAGACTTTGGCGCTACCGTAGCTATCAATACAAAAATGCAAGGAGAGATCAAACGAAACACTACTATTGGTAGTCCTGCTTATTTAGGCGGACTAGATAAAGGTGATTTTATTACGCAAGTAAACGGACAAGCATTACCTAGTACAACCAGTTTTGAAGACTATATAAAAACCTTTGAGATTGGCACAGAATTAAAAATCGATTTTCTTAGAAATGCAGTACCACAAAAAACAATAGTAAAAATTGCTTCTAGCCAAACATATAGTATTGAACTTATGGAAAAGCAAGGCAAAAAACCATCTAAAAAGATTCTTAAAAACAGAGCTGCTTGGCTTACGCTACAATAG
- a CDS encoding LbetaH domain-containing protein, whose product MSFFVSIFDRILYKLEYSKLNILKTLIFNFRTMPFKVAIKLPVFLYGKIDLYLLKSEIEFQDCDIKRGMIKMGMNKDYLGTHKGASVFILREEAKIIFQGQSEFYSNFLLRTGKGAELTIGKDTLFGNSVKLVCIKKIAIGEGTRIAFEGQVIDSNFHYIYNLDKEEVKPRETDINIGSYNWIGNRTTISKGARTNSFTIVASSSVLSRDYTKNEDKFVVLAGQPAKMVTKNMRRVYNLQLESELFEYFNKGNDNISEDLKRKIEDSLISVNIYN is encoded by the coding sequence ATGAGCTTCTTCGTTTCCATATTTGACAGAATTCTTTACAAATTAGAATATTCAAAACTGAATATTCTCAAAACATTAATTTTTAATTTTAGAACAATGCCATTTAAGGTGGCTATTAAATTACCCGTTTTTTTATATGGTAAAATAGACCTTTACTTATTAAAAAGTGAAATAGAATTTCAAGATTGTGATATAAAAAGAGGTATGATTAAAATGGGTATGAATAAAGACTATTTAGGTACCCATAAAGGAGCTTCGGTCTTTATACTAAGAGAAGAGGCTAAAATAATATTCCAGGGACAGTCTGAGTTTTATAGCAATTTTTTATTGCGAACAGGTAAAGGAGCAGAATTAACCATAGGAAAAGATACTTTATTTGGTAATAGCGTAAAGTTGGTCTGCATAAAAAAAATAGCTATTGGAGAAGGTACCAGAATTGCTTTTGAAGGCCAAGTAATAGATTCAAACTTTCATTACATCTACAACCTAGACAAAGAAGAAGTAAAACCAAGAGAGACAGATATAAACATTGGTAGTTATAATTGGATTGGGAATAGAACTACCATTTCAAAAGGTGCTCGTACAAATTCTTTTACAATAGTAGCTAGTTCTTCTGTTTTAAGTAGAGATTACACAAAAAATGAAGACAAGTTTGTGGTCCTAGCAGGTCAACCTGCAAAAATGGTTACTAAAAATATGAGAAGGGTATATAATCTTCAGCTAGAAAGCGAACTATTTGAGTATTTCAATAAAGGCAACGACAACATTTCTGAAGATTTAAAGCGAAAAATAGAAGATTCTTTAATCTCCGTAAACATCTACAATTAA
- a CDS encoding lipopolysaccharide biosynthesis protein: MSLKKRLVNNGLASILQKGVRVLEQLFLVPFFISAWGAAYYGEWLTLTIIPSVIAFSDLGFGTAAANSFVLNYASGNKQKAADISKTGMHIISLMVFVAMGISVLAIFILKYFNVFEKSLIDSQDAILAVSILILARLLNFYTQLIEAYYRSAQKAALSINLLTLKAALNLSAGLLVLLLGYGVVEFAISQLVVILIFNFYYWIKGEKVLGLFKEFNGRKDRIIRKDITHKGLSYLMSPIWQAIYFQGTTFVVRIVLGPEAVAVFNTVRTLSRSLNQIFFMVKGTVFPELQFEIGQENWKTAQKVFRIALLSVFLMSFLGFIFLAFFGLWFYNIWTHNELQVPTTMWYIFISGMLFNAVWWTAEMVFSLVNQPKKMAIYGVLVSLISVLLTYVLSKSMGLTGAAIGAVSLDLILVFWVVPNCCKLMHMTVKELIAHGLEDFKSIYFILSDKIRKIKS; encoded by the coding sequence ATGTCCTTAAAAAAAAGATTAGTTAATAACGGTTTAGCCTCCATACTTCAAAAAGGAGTGCGAGTACTAGAGCAGTTATTTTTAGTTCCCTTCTTTATTTCAGCTTGGGGTGCTGCCTATTATGGAGAATGGTTAACGCTAACTATTATTCCTAGTGTTATTGCTTTTTCAGATTTAGGTTTTGGCACTGCCGCTGCCAATAGTTTTGTTTTAAATTATGCTTCAGGAAATAAACAAAAGGCTGCAGACATAAGTAAAACAGGCATGCATATCATAAGCCTCATGGTATTTGTTGCAATGGGAATTAGCGTATTAGCCATCTTTATTTTAAAATATTTTAATGTTTTTGAAAAATCTTTAATTGACAGTCAAGATGCTATCCTAGCGGTCTCTATATTGATTTTAGCGCGACTTTTAAATTTTTACACGCAATTAATAGAAGCTTATTATAGATCCGCACAAAAGGCAGCTTTAAGCATTAATCTATTAACCCTAAAAGCTGCATTAAATTTAAGTGCCGGATTATTGGTTTTACTCCTCGGTTATGGCGTAGTAGAATTCGCAATATCACAGTTGGTAGTTATCTTAATATTTAACTTCTATTATTGGATAAAAGGTGAAAAGGTCCTAGGATTATTTAAAGAATTTAATGGTAGAAAAGATCGCATAATAAGAAAAGATATAACACATAAAGGACTTAGCTATTTGATGTCACCCATATGGCAAGCCATATATTTTCAAGGCACCACTTTTGTAGTACGGATTGTACTAGGCCCTGAAGCTGTTGCTGTTTTCAATACGGTGAGAACTCTTAGTAGGTCATTAAATCAAATCTTTTTTATGGTAAAAGGAACAGTTTTTCCTGAACTACAATTTGAGATTGGCCAAGAGAATTGGAAAACAGCTCAAAAAGTATTTAGAATTGCCCTTCTCAGCGTATTTCTTATGTCTTTTCTAGGCTTTATCTTTTTAGCATTCTTTGGTCTATGGTTTTATAATATTTGGACACATAACGAATTGCAAGTACCCACAACAATGTGGTACATCTTCATCTCAGGAATGTTATTTAATGCTGTATGGTGGACCGCAGAAATGGTTTTCAGCTTAGTTAATCAACCTAAAAAAATGGCTATATATGGCGTATTAGTTTCATTAATTTCAGTACTACTAACCTATGTATTATCAAAATCAATGGGATTAACTGGAGCAGCTATTGGAGCTGTTTCTCTAGATTTAATTTTAGTATTCTGGGTAGTACCAAACTGTTGTAAACTTATGCACATGACTGTAAAAGAATTAATAGCACATGGCTTAGAAGATTTTAAAAGTATCTATTTCATTTTAAGTGATAAAATTCGTAAAATAAAAAGTTAA
- a CDS encoding UpxY family transcription antiterminator: protein MNWYVVYVQSKKEKKVAEILQKMQIEVYCPLIKEVKQWSDRKKTIESPLFKSYVFVRLHDKERSNVFDVPGVVRYLFWLGQPAIVRDEEIAIIKKWLEDDTIEEITLHKLLPGDEILIKNGPLKDKKAIIQEVGKKRIRLAIPGLSIIINAKIKDIV from the coding sequence ATGAATTGGTATGTAGTCTATGTACAATCTAAAAAAGAAAAGAAGGTCGCAGAAATCTTGCAAAAAATGCAGATAGAAGTGTACTGTCCTCTTATTAAAGAAGTTAAACAGTGGAGTGATCGAAAAAAAACGATTGAAAGTCCATTGTTTAAATCCTACGTTTTTGTTAGACTTCATGATAAAGAACGCTCTAACGTTTTTGATGTTCCTGGTGTTGTACGTTATTTATTTTGGTTGGGGCAACCGGCAATAGTCAGAGATGAGGAAATAGCTATTATTAAAAAATGGCTCGAAGATGATACTATCGAAGAAATTACCCTCCATAAATTACTGCCTGGTGATGAAATACTCATTAAAAATGGTCCTCTAAAAGATAAAAAAGCAATCATTCAAGAAGTAGGAAAAAAAAGAATACGATTGGCCATTCCGGGATTAAGCATCATCATCAATGCTAAAATAAAAGATATCGTATAA
- a CDS encoding exopolysaccharide biosynthesis polyprenyl glycosylphosphotransferase gives MKKSYFVIPLSFIFHIITINVILYLLTPETYRSGFSIIYYNLTWLIVTYAIDFYPTARREGFTTNVRNFFMLFLIYGLVFFTSFTFLSDHRYKPAYLTLVYLLICLMLTLFRLLFYWARNLYRTKGLSKEVRAVVIGRDKNLKKLRRIFDTGNYGYKYMGYFDNTKSDSPTYLGKIQDSYAYIFENNVEEVYCMASRLSKGEIQELMRIADNSLKKIKIVPDNKELFSRAMSIELYGEVPVLNLRASPLELEYANVVKRVFDIIFSSLVILFVLSWLTPLVWVLMKLDSKGPLFFKQSRHGVNRNTFDCYKFRSMTKSDTSDTKMASKNDMRITKLGRILRKTSIDELPQFINVLKGEMSVVGPRPHMQLHTEQFEKSVDKYLVRHFLKPGITGLAQIKGYRGEILEQSDIVNRVRYDIFYMEKWSIQLDISIIYYTVANAIRGEERAY, from the coding sequence ATGAAAAAGTCATATTTCGTTATTCCATTATCGTTTATATTTCATATAATTACCATCAATGTTATCCTGTATCTATTAACCCCTGAAACCTATAGATCTGGCTTTAGCATTATATATTACAACCTTACATGGCTTATTGTTACCTATGCCATAGATTTTTACCCTACGGCAAGGAGAGAAGGATTTACTACAAATGTTCGTAATTTCTTTATGCTATTCCTTATTTACGGTCTAGTATTCTTTACTTCATTTACATTTCTAAGTGACCATCGTTACAAACCAGCTTATTTGACTTTAGTATATTTGCTGATTTGCTTAATGCTCACCCTATTTCGTTTGCTCTTTTATTGGGCAAGAAACTTATATCGTACTAAAGGTTTAAGTAAAGAAGTAAGAGCAGTTGTGATAGGACGCGACAAAAATTTAAAAAAACTACGTCGCATTTTTGATACAGGAAACTATGGTTACAAGTATATGGGGTATTTTGATAATACTAAATCAGATAGTCCAACCTATTTAGGAAAAATACAAGACTCTTATGCCTATATTTTTGAAAATAATGTAGAAGAAGTATACTGCATGGCTTCAAGACTTTCTAAAGGAGAGATTCAAGAATTAATGCGAATAGCAGATAATAGCTTAAAAAAAATAAAGATTGTTCCCGATAATAAAGAGCTATTTTCAAGAGCCATGTCTATTGAATTGTACGGCGAAGTACCTGTACTAAACTTACGCGCTTCTCCTTTAGAGTTAGAGTATGCCAATGTGGTTAAGCGTGTATTTGATATTATCTTTTCAAGTTTAGTTATTCTCTTTGTACTTTCATGGTTAACACCCTTAGTTTGGGTTTTAATGAAGCTAGATTCAAAAGGCCCTTTATTCTTCAAGCAAAGTCGTCATGGGGTAAATAGAAATACTTTTGATTGTTATAAGTTTAGATCAATGACGAAGAGTGATACTAGTGATACCAAAATGGCTTCAAAAAATGACATGCGGATTACCAAACTGGGTAGAATTTTAAGGAAAACCAGTATTGATGAGCTACCACAATTTATCAATGTTCTAAAAGGAGAAATGAGTGTTGTAGGACCTAGGCCTCATATGCAATTACATACAGAGCAGTTTGAAAAATCTGTAGACAAGTATTTAGTGCGCCATTTCTTAAAGCCAGGAATTACAGGCTTAGCACAAATAAAAGGGTATCGTGGAGAAATATTAGAGCAGTCTGATATTGTAAACAGGGTACGTTATGATATTTTTTATATGGAAAAATGGTCCATTCAATTAGACATATCTATAATTTATTATACGGTAGCTAATGCCATTCGGGGCGAGGAAAGGGCTTATTAA
- a CDS encoding GumC family protein produces the protein MKKVNPDLKSFEQNNIRSIIAKYTKYWPIFAISLLIGITIIFLYMRYYAENKYEVRGTILLKNVEAGQGFGDLTDFANMGLVKNTHSLEDEIGILKSIGVIEEVVSRNNYNITFFIDGKIRDVEVYGANVPINITVDETADNLIYDLPVTIKFIDAATYELTTVVNDKELKSKHTFGEVVTTPYGTFTIATKGELPVYKNSKNLYFKIGNKDDFVTSFIKSLNVNPANKTGNSLNLSFIANDKVKGEEILSKIIETYIEKTIKYENELAENTIKMIDDRLKLISGEIENVEKTVVDFKTENTVTNIASNADTYVQQSNDYKNRVAEYQTQINVLEGVEFSLQNGNNESTIGGAAINDPSVNSLIAQYNQALAEKQKLSQSASSSNPLVENLDKNLSSLRQSIIQNVRSVKNGYSIARGNLSANANRYDYQIAKVPGMEKKLLDISRDKSTKEGLYLYLLQKREEEVLSLAAPVSSTRIVSYPKAGKFPISPNKKVLYFSGLLLGLVIPISLIYLKDILNNKVSSVEELTQNLAAPFLGEIAHSKNANIVNNEDRDTSPEAELFRLLLFNLDYLKKTEKNQTILVTSTEKGEGKTFIASNLALTFASNGEKVVVLTFDLREPKLMDNFNLPNSPGITDFIVKKGLNADQIIQKHPSIDDFYLVGSGSTMNQVGRLMVSNRIGVLMDSLKQEYDRIIIDTAPIGVISDAFALNSYIDSTIYVVRKDKTKKQSLSIINAIYENNRLKNTMIVLNDTKAAASYGYGSTKG, from the coding sequence ATGAAAAAAGTAAATCCAGATTTAAAATCGTTTGAGCAAAACAATATTCGTTCAATCATTGCTAAATACACCAAGTATTGGCCAATATTTGCCATAAGTTTACTTATTGGAATAACCATTATATTTTTATATATGCGTTATTATGCAGAAAATAAATATGAAGTTCGAGGAACTATTTTATTGAAAAATGTTGAAGCTGGGCAAGGTTTTGGAGATTTAACAGATTTTGCCAACATGGGTCTCGTTAAAAACACGCACAGTTTAGAAGATGAAATAGGAATTCTTAAGTCCATCGGTGTAATAGAAGAAGTAGTTTCTAGAAACAATTATAACATTACATTCTTTATTGATGGAAAAATACGTGATGTTGAAGTATATGGAGCTAATGTCCCAATTAATATAACTGTGGATGAAACTGCAGATAACCTAATTTATGACCTTCCTGTTACCATTAAATTTATTGATGCCGCAACCTATGAACTCACCACTGTTGTAAATGATAAAGAACTAAAATCCAAACATACTTTTGGAGAAGTTGTTACAACTCCTTATGGTACTTTTACAATTGCCACAAAAGGCGAACTTCCTGTATATAAAAATTCTAAAAACTTGTATTTTAAAATTGGCAACAAAGATGATTTCGTTACAAGTTTTATTAAAAGTCTAAATGTAAACCCTGCAAATAAAACAGGAAACTCTCTAAATCTAAGTTTTATTGCTAACGACAAGGTTAAAGGTGAAGAAATTTTATCTAAAATTATAGAAACTTATATTGAAAAGACCATTAAATATGAAAATGAATTAGCGGAAAATACGATCAAAATGATTGATGATCGTTTAAAACTCATCTCTGGAGAAATTGAAAATGTTGAAAAAACAGTAGTAGATTTTAAAACTGAAAACACGGTAACTAATATTGCCAGTAATGCGGATACGTATGTACAACAGTCTAACGATTACAAAAACAGAGTAGCAGAATATCAAACGCAAATTAATGTCTTAGAAGGGGTTGAATTTTCATTACAAAATGGAAATAATGAATCTACAATTGGTGGGGCAGCGATAAACGATCCTTCGGTTAATAGTTTAATCGCACAATACAACCAAGCCTTAGCGGAAAAACAAAAACTATCACAATCAGCTTCTAGCTCTAACCCCTTAGTGGAAAATCTAGATAAAAATCTAAGTAGTCTTAGACAATCCATTATACAAAACGTAAGAAGTGTAAAGAATGGCTATTCTATTGCCCGCGGTAATTTATCTGCAAATGCAAATCGGTATGATTATCAAATTGCTAAAGTTCCAGGAATGGAAAAAAAATTATTAGACATCAGCCGTGACAAAAGCACGAAAGAAGGCTTATACCTGTATTTACTTCAAAAAAGAGAAGAAGAGGTACTCTCCTTAGCCGCCCCTGTTTCTTCCACCAGAATTGTTAGCTACCCAAAAGCAGGGAAATTCCCTATTAGTCCAAATAAGAAAGTATTATACTTCTCAGGATTACTCTTAGGATTAGTCATTCCTATATCTTTAATCTATTTAAAAGATATATTGAATAATAAAGTTTCAAGCGTAGAGGAGTTAACTCAAAATTTAGCTGCACCATTTTTAGGAGAAATAGCTCATAGTAAAAATGCTAATATTGTGAATAATGAAGACCGTGATACTTCTCCCGAAGCAGAATTATTTCGATTATTATTGTTTAATCTAGATTATTTAAAGAAAACAGAGAAGAATCAAACCATCTTGGTGACTTCTACAGAAAAGGGTGAAGGAAAAACCTTTATTGCTTCTAATCTAGCTTTGACCTTTGCTTCTAATGGCGAAAAAGTAGTCGTCTTAACTTTCGATTTACGAGAGCCAAAATTAATGGACAATTTTAACCTTCCGAATTCTCCAGGAATCACAGATTTTATTGTGAAAAAAGGATTAAATGCAGATCAAATTATTCAAAAACATCCTAGCATTGATGATTTCTATTTGGTAGGCTCTGGAAGCACGATGAATCAAGTAGGACGCTTGATGGTCAGCAACCGAATTGGTGTATTAATGGATAGCTTAAAACAAGAGTACGATCGTATCATTATTGATACGGCACCTATTGGAGTTATCTCTGATGCCTTTGCATTGAATTCTTACATTGATAGTACTATTTATGTGGTTAGGAAAGATAAAACTAAGAAGCAATCTTTAAGTATTATAAATGCTATTTATGAAAACAATCGTCTTAAAAATACGATGATTGTACTTAACGACACCAAAGCAGCTGCTTCATATGGCTACGGATCTACAAAAGGATAA
- the gmd gene encoding GDP-mannose 4,6-dehydratase — MKVAFITGVTGQDGAYLSEFLLKKGYQVHGLKRRASMFNTDRIDHLYQDPHIENRNFILHYGDMTDSTNLIRLIQEIQPDEIYNLAAMSHVQVSFEIPEYTGNADGLGTLRILDAVRLLGLEKKTRIYQASTSELYGKVQEVPQSETTPFYPRSPYAVAKMYAYWITVNYREAYGMYACNGILFNHESPIRGETFVTRKITRAASRIALGLQDKIYLGNLDAKRDWGHAKDYVRMMWMILQAEEAEDWVIATGKTTPVREFVRMAFAEVGVELEFKGEGVEEKGYVKACTNPEFQIEIGKEVLAVDPKYFRPTEVDLLIGDATKANTKLGWIPEFDLQDLVKDMMKNDVKLMQKDQFLKEGGYNTFNYFE, encoded by the coding sequence ATGAAAGTAGCATTTATCACAGGAGTAACCGGACAAGATGGCGCTTACTTGAGTGAATTTTTATTGAAAAAAGGATACCAAGTACATGGCCTTAAAAGAAGAGCGTCAATGTTTAATACAGATAGAATAGATCATCTGTACCAAGACCCACATATAGAAAACCGTAATTTTATTTTACATTATGGGGATATGACGGATAGTACCAACCTAATTCGTCTTATCCAAGAAATTCAACCAGACGAAATCTACAACCTTGCAGCAATGAGTCACGTACAAGTGTCTTTTGAAATTCCTGAATACACAGGGAATGCAGATGGTTTAGGTACCCTTCGTATTTTAGATGCTGTTCGTTTATTAGGTTTAGAAAAGAAAACACGTATTTACCAAGCTTCTACATCAGAACTATATGGTAAAGTACAAGAAGTGCCACAATCAGAAACTACCCCTTTTTACCCACGTAGCCCATATGCTGTTGCTAAAATGTACGCGTATTGGATTACCGTAAATTATAGAGAAGCTTACGGTATGTATGCCTGTAATGGTATTTTATTCAACCATGAATCGCCTATTAGAGGAGAAACTTTTGTAACGCGTAAAATTACACGTGCTGCTTCTAGAATTGCACTTGGTTTACAAGACAAAATATACTTAGGGAATTTAGATGCTAAAAGAGATTGGGGTCATGCGAAAGATTATGTGCGTATGATGTGGATGATTTTACAAGCAGAAGAAGCTGAGGATTGGGTTATTGCTACCGGAAAAACAACCCCTGTTAGAGAATTTGTACGTATGGCTTTTGCAGAAGTTGGCGTAGAATTAGAATTCAAAGGCGAAGGTGTTGAGGAAAAAGGATATGTAAAAGCATGTACCAATCCAGAATTCCAAATTGAAATTGGGAAAGAAGTATTAGCAGTAGATCCTAAATACTTTAGACCAACAGAAGTAGATTTGTTAATTGGTGATGCTACTAAAGCGAATACTAAATTAGGTTGGATTCCTGAGTTCGATTTACAAGACTTAGTAAAAGACATGATGAAAAATGATGTTAAACTAATGCAGAAAGATCAGTTCTTAAAAGAAGGTGGTTATAACACGTTTAATTACTTCGAGTAA
- a CDS encoding GDP-L-fucose synthase family protein — protein sequence MEKDAKIYIAGHRGLVGSAILKNLEARGYTNFITRTHKELDLTDNTAVQTFFATEKPEYVFLAAAKVGGIVANNTYRADFIYANLMIQNNVIHQSYVHDVKKLMFLGSTCIYPKNCPQPMKEDYLLTDTLEYTNEPYAIAKIAGIKMCESYNLQYDRNFISVMPTNLYGPNDNFDLEKSHVLPALIRKMHLGKALENQDWDTLRKDLNKLPIEGFNGAAMDEDIYSILDKYGIQKKGDTVHLEIWGSGKPMREFLWSEDMADACVFLMEERDFKDCYDTKAKEIRNTHINIGTGVDISIKELAKLIKETIGFKGKLYFNADKPDGTMKKLTDPSKLHGLGWKHKIELQEGVRKMYDWYTK from the coding sequence ATGGAGAAAGACGCAAAAATATACATAGCCGGCCATAGAGGATTAGTAGGAAGCGCTATTTTAAAAAATTTGGAAGCCAGAGGCTATACCAATTTTATTACTCGTACCCATAAAGAATTAGATCTTACGGATAACACTGCGGTACAAACATTTTTTGCCACAGAGAAACCGGAATATGTGTTTTTGGCAGCCGCTAAAGTTGGTGGTATTGTTGCCAATAATACGTACCGAGCAGATTTTATCTATGCTAATTTAATGATACAGAATAACGTAATACATCAAAGTTATGTGCATGATGTAAAAAAATTAATGTTTTTAGGCAGTACGTGTATCTACCCAAAAAACTGTCCGCAACCCATGAAAGAGGACTATCTCTTAACAGATACCCTAGAGTATACCAATGAACCGTATGCTATTGCAAAAATTGCAGGGATTAAAATGTGCGAGAGTTACAATCTGCAGTATGACCGAAATTTTATTTCTGTAATGCCTACCAACCTATACGGTCCTAATGACAATTTCGATTTAGAGAAATCTCATGTATTACCTGCATTAATTCGTAAAATGCATTTAGGAAAAGCTTTAGAAAATCAAGATTGGGATACCTTACGTAAAGATTTAAACAAGCTCCCTATAGAAGGTTTTAATGGTGCTGCAATGGATGAGGACATCTATTCTATTTTAGATAAATATGGCATCCAGAAAAAAGGAGATACCGTACATTTAGAAATTTGGGGTTCTGGTAAACCGATGCGCGAATTTTTATGGAGTGAAGACATGGCAGATGCGTGTGTCTTTCTAATGGAAGAGCGCGATTTTAAAGATTGTTACGATACCAAAGCCAAAGAAATTAGAAACACCCATATCAATATTGGTACAGGAGTAGATATTTCTATTAAAGAATTGGCAAAATTGATCAAAGAAACTATTGGTTTTAAAGGAAAATTATATTTCAATGCTGATAAACCAGACGGCACGATGAAAAAATTAACAGATCCTTCTAAGCTCCATGGTTTAGGGTGGAAACACAAGATAGAACTGCAAGAAGGTGTACGTAAAATGTACGATTGGTATACTAAATAG